TCATTTGAACGCTTTTCAACTTCACCAAGAGGAATATGAATCACTCCTGGAATATGAGCTTGTTTATATTCCCCTATCTCCCGAACATCTAAAATACAAGGCTGTTTATTACTTTCAACTTTCTTTCTGAATGCTTCTAGTGGAATAGTAGGAATAGCAAATCTCTCCTCTAAGAGATAATCGCCATCTTTACGAAGAAAATGATGAAGTATATTTCCTTCTATTCTCGTTTCTAAATATTTGTGACCTGTATTTTTTGCCCAAGCTTGTAAATCTGCTGTCGAGCCTTTATCTGTTGCTTGCACTTCTAATACTTGTCCAGGCTTTAACTCATCCATTTTCTTT
This sequence is a window from Priestia filamentosa. Protein-coding genes within it:
- a CDS encoding sulfurtransferase TusA family protein, yielding MVKADVMLDAKGLACPMPIVRTKKKMDELKPGQVLEVQATDKGSTADLQAWAKNTGHKYLETRIEGNILHHFLRKDGDYLLEERFAIPTIPLEAFRKKVESNKQPCILDVREIGEYKQAHIPGVIHIPLGEVEKRSNELNKEEEIYVICHSGKRSEIAAQTMRKQGFKKLINVVPGMRDWRGEIEQ